A region from the Metopolophium dirhodum isolate CAU chromosome 9, ASM1992520v1, whole genome shotgun sequence genome encodes:
- the LOC132952536 gene encoding uncharacterized protein LOC132952536 → MEFKITKYLPRFKEELPPINRPARSTSSKIIKNLKTSIEQTELLNKIDPLILVAQYERDINRMKMNHNQMLEELYKELEILRSKNRDLLDELIIMNGGNYCCKHLEDLSFDILKSNASDNQKQLSDILNNAKIHQISTEDIKNDKNYNYKKELPELITVGNKFISKDIENKSNLLLQDQLFKSNKLIDALRQENIQQKAELNSLNSLLNKGLKITGVGLDNGLIRTNLNSGKRFLSSFSHPTISYMDIMSSEESLQPISRNE, encoded by the exons atggaatttaaaataactaaatacttACCAAGATTTAAAGAAGAATTACCACCAATCAATAGGCCAGCTCGTTCAActagtagtaaaataattaag aacctTAAAACTTCAATTGAACAAacagaattattaaataaaattgatccATTAATATTGGTTGCTCAGTATGAAAGAGATATCAATCGAATGAAAATGAATCACAACCAAATGTTAGAGGAACTTTATAAAGAATTAGAAATATTAAGATCCAAGAATCGAG acCTTTTAGATGAATTGATTATAATGAATGGTGGGAACTATTGTTGCAAGCATTTAGAAGATTtgagttttgatattttaaaatctaatgcAAGTGATAATCAAAAACAACTGAGTGATATATTAAACAATGCTAAAATTCATCAGATATCTACCGAAgacattaaaaatgataaaaattacaa CTATAAAAAAGAACTGCCTGAGTTAATAACTGTAGGGAATAAGTTCATAAGTAAAgacattgaaaataaatcaaatttacttTTGCAAGACCAATTATTTAAAAGCAATAAACTAATTGATGCACTTCGACAAGAAAATATTCAACAAAAGGCGgag ctaaattcattaaattcattattaaataaaggaTTGAAAATTACTGGTGTTGGATTGGATAATGGCCTGATCAGAACAAACTTGAATTCTGGCAAAAGATTTCTATCTTCGTTTTCTCATCCTACTATTTCTTACATGGATATTATGAGTTCAGA GGAAAGTTTACAGCCAATCTCTAGGaatgaataa